The Anastrepha ludens isolate Willacy chromosome X, idAnaLude1.1, whole genome shotgun sequence genome includes a window with the following:
- the LOC128869724 gene encoding jerky protein homolog-like: MPCRKLKICGEKVSSDVSAVEPFRQKLKNIIEEMELDNEQIYNADESAAFWKVIPTTTMVHSHEKSASGRKISKDRITSMPCCNASGTHKLPLLLIGKSVNPRSFKNLYLPVIYNASKKGWMSTYLFTEWYRKHFIPNVKKFLKDNNRPLKAILLVDNAPCHVGSEDLGTDPNFRIVFLPPNCTAVIQPLDQDLIQNIKATCRKQLLNHLITDNTDLGITLKNFTLRNAVTFLNNAWLGILQQNIVHSWKDLLGSHSEEWTEEDSIPLVQLTVNNPDLNEIQTIIASINPDSQNDIEFINNWAKGIDEFDYDFSDQEIVQSVVENNNIEEADSDCTIVEAVNTISSGEAKNIFSKAIQWAEQIDASAMDILI; the protein is encoded by the coding sequence ATGCcatgtcgaaaattaaaaatttgtggtgAAAAAGTTAGCAGTGATGTCTCTGCAGTAGAACCGTTTAGGCAGAAACTTAAAAATATcattgaagaaatggagctagACAATGAGCAGATTTATAATGCAGATGAATCTGCAGCTTTTTGGAAAGTTATTCCTACAACAACAATGGTGCACTCGCACGAAAAATCCGCATCCggtagaaaaatttcgaaagatCGTATAACTTCTATGCCTTGTTGTAACGCTTCTGGCACACATAAGTTACCATTGTTGCTAATAGGCAAATCAGTTAATCCAcgatcatttaaaaatttgtatctgcCTGTAATTTATAATGCAAGTAAAAAAGGTTGGATGtcgacatatttatttacagaaTGGTACagaaaacattttataccaaacgtaaaaaagtttttaaaagataataataGACCGTTAAAGGCTATTCTACTAGTTGACAATGCGCCATGCCACGTAGGTTCGGAAGATCTTGGAACGGATCCGAATTTCCGAATTGTGTTTCTTCCACCTAATTGCACAGCAGTCATACAGCCGTTAGATCAagatttaattcaaaatataaaagccACTTGCCGAAAACAGCTTTTAAATCATCTCATTACTGACAATACAGATCTtggaattacattaaaaaactttACGCTGCGAAATGCTGTTACATTTTTAAACAATGCGTGGTTAGgtatattacaacaaaatattgtacacaGTTGGAAGGATTTGTTGGGGAGTCACAGCGAAGAATGGACCGAGGAAGATTCGATACCCCTGGTTCAACTTACAGTCAATAATccagatttgaatgaaattcaaaCTATCATCGCATCAATTAATCCAGACTCACAGAATGACATTGAATTCATAAATAATTGGGCGAAAGGAATAGATGAATTCGACTACGATTTTTCTGATCAGGAAATTGTACAGTCTGTGgtggaaaataataatatagaagaAGCTGATTCTGATTGCACCATAGTTGAAGCGGTAAATACTATAAGTAGCggtgaagcaaaaaatattttttccaaggcTATACAATGGGCAGAACAAATTGACGCTTCGGCTATGGatattttaatatag